TGGGGCCGGATCTCCTCATTTGCGATTGCCTCCGGCGGGATCCGCATCCAACCCATGCGCATCTCGCCATGGCGATCGATCTCGGCAGGCGCTGCAAGGCCGGGCGCGTCGTTCTCACGCACCTCGACAAGAGCATGGATTACGCGTCGCTCGCGGCGGAAGTGCCAGCAAATGTCACCGTAGGGTATGACGGTCTGGAAATCGTGTTGTGAACGAATATTCGATCGTCTCGATCATCTCGTTGCTAGGCTTTCTGGTTTTGGCCGTGAGCGCGTTGTCCGCACACCGGCTTTCGCTGAAGAAAGGGCTCGTCATGGCGTTGGCGTGGGGAGCGATCTTCGCGATGGTGGTTCTGTTTATTGATATCGTTGCGTTGTGACATCTCGGCGCATTATTTTCATTTAACATAATACCTATTATCAATCTTGAGTAGGCGTGGATGAGATGTCGAAACCTCTGGACCGTCTCCGGTCGATTATGGCTCGCCTCCGTGATCCCGATACGGGATGCGAATGGGATGTCGCCCAAGACTTCGCTTCGATCGCGCCTTACACGATCGAAGAAGCCTACGAGGTTGTTGACGCGATCGAGCGCAACGATATGCGCGATCTGCGCGACGAGCTTGGCGACCTGCTGTTACAGGTGGTGTTCCATGCCCGCATGGCGGAAGAAGCCGGCTATTTCGACTTCGACGCCGTGGTTGAGGCCATCGCGAACAAGATGGAGACTCGGCATCCGCATATTTTCGGCGAGCAGTCCGGGATGATGAATGGCGCGCGATGGGAACGACTGAAAGCCGATGAGCGCCGAGCCAAGGGCGAAATTGGAGCAATGGACGGGGTTGCAAAAGCCCTTCCAGCTTTAATGCGGTCCGATAAATTGCAGAAGCGTGCGGCGCGCGTGGGTTTCCAGTGGGATGGACTCGAAGGACCCACCCGGAAGCTTGCGGAGGAATTGGAAGAATTGGCGGCGGCCGCCACACCCGAGGAGCGATTGCTCGAGGCCGGAGACGTCCTGTTCGTCGCGGCCCACATCGTTCGGCGCTACGGCGTCGATCCCGAGCAGGCATTGCGCGCCTCGAACGACAAGTTCGAACGGCGGTTTCGCCGGATGGAAGAACTCGCGCGAGAGGACGGGTTGTCGTTCGAAGACCTCGCGCTCGATACCCAAGAGCACTATTGGCAGCGGGTCAAGCGCGAGGAGGATTGAGCCCCCCCTCACTCGTCGATATTCTCGAACTGCCCGAATTCCTTTGGATTGAGTCTGACCGTGATGGTCCGTAGCGGCCCATCCTTCCCCGCTCCGCCTTCTTCGTCCACGAGAACCTCCCCGTGTGAATAGAGCCACGCAATGCGGCGGCCATGGGCAACAGGTATCGAAAAGCTGTGGGTTCGAGCTTTTCCGGTAAGCAGTTCGCCAAGCAGCACGAGGAGTTCATCCACCCCCTCCCCCGTCAGCGCTGACATGGCCACGGTCGTGTCATCTTCTGCCACCCCCGGAACCAGTTCCGCGCGCTCATTCTCAGGAAGGAGATCGCACTTGTTCCACACCTCGATGATCGGGAT
The genomic region above belongs to Qipengyuania spongiae and contains:
- the mazG gene encoding nucleoside triphosphate pyrophosphohydrolase, with product MSKPLDRLRSIMARLRDPDTGCEWDVAQDFASIAPYTIEEAYEVVDAIERNDMRDLRDELGDLLLQVVFHARMAEEAGYFDFDAVVEAIANKMETRHPHIFGEQSGMMNGARWERLKADERRAKGEIGAMDGVAKALPALMRSDKLQKRAARVGFQWDGLEGPTRKLAEELEELAAAATPEERLLEAGDVLFVAAHIVRRYGVDPEQALRASNDKFERRFRRMEELAREDGLSFEDLALDTQEHYWQRVKREED